The following proteins are encoded in a genomic region of Nicotiana sylvestris chromosome 4, ASM39365v2, whole genome shotgun sequence:
- the LOC104240438 gene encoding amino acid permease 6-like — MAPEFQKNTMYVSTELERGDVQKNFDDDGREKRTGTLLTASAHIITAVIGSGVLSLAWAIAQLGWVAGPAVLFAFSFITYFTSTLLADCYRSPGPISGKRNYTYMDVVRSHLGGVKVTLCGLAQYANLVGVTIGYTITASISMVAVKRSNCFHKHGHEASCSISSYPYMIIFAVIQVVLSQIPNFHKLSWLSILAAVMSFTYASIGLGLSIAKAAGVGHHVKTSLTGTTVGVDVSGSEKIWKSFQAIGDIAFAYAYSTVLIEIQDTLRSQPPESKVMKRASLAGVSTTTLFYILCGTIGYAAFGNDAPGNFLTGFGFYEPFWLIDFANVCIAVHLVGAYQVFCQPLYGFVEARCNERWSDSKFITSEYAVQVPCCGVYNVNLFRLVWRTAYVVVTAVIAMIFPFFNDFLGLIGAASFYPLTVYFPIEMHIAQRKIPKYSFTWVWLKILSWTCLVVSLVAAAGSIQGLVTSLKHYKPFSTQQ, encoded by the exons ATGGCACCCGAATTTCAGAAGAACACTATGTACGTATCAACAGAACTCGAAAGAGGAGATGTTCAAAAAAACTTTGATGATGATGGGCGTGAGAAAAGAACTG GGACGTTACTAACGGCAAGTGCACATATTATCACTGCTGTAATTGGTTCAGGAGTGCTTTCTTTAGCATGGGCTATAGCTCAGTTAGGATGGGTGGCTGGTCCTGCTGTTCTCTTTGCTTTTTCTTTCATTACATACTTCACTTCTACACTTCTTGCCGACTGTTACCGTTCTCCCGGCCCCATCTCCGGCAAGAGAAACTACACTTACATGGACGTTGTTCGTTCTCACTTAG GAGGTGTGAAGGTAACACTGTGTGGACTTGCACAATATGCTAACCTCGTCGGAGTTACCATTGGATACACTATTACAGCATCTATCAGTATGGT CGCAGTAAAGAGATCAAATTGTTTTCACAAACATGGCCACGAAGCCAGCTGCTCAATATCGAGCTACCCATATATGATCATATTTGCAGTCATTCAAGTAGTTCTAAGCCAAATACCAAATTTCCACAAGCTctcatggctatcaattcttgcTGCTGTTATGTCTTTTACTTACGCTTCTATTGGTCTTGGACTCTCTATTGCCAAAGCTGCTG GGGTAGGGCACCATGTAAAGACAAGCCTAACAGGGACGACAGTAGGAGTTGATGTGTCTGGATCAGAGAAAATATGGAAAAGCTTCCAAGCCATAGGAGATATTGCATTTGCTTATGCTTATTCCACCGTTCTCATCGAAATACAG GATACATTGAGGTCACAACCTCCAGAAAGCAAGGTTATGAAGAGAGCCTCATTAGCTGGAGTTTCCACCACAACTTTATTCTATATACTATGTGGTACCATTGGTTATGCAGCCTTTGGAAATGATGCTCCTGGAAATTTCCTTACTGGTTTTGGTTTCTATGAACCATTTTGGCTAATTGACTTTGCCAACGTTTGCATTGCCGTCCACCTTGTTGGAGCTTACCAG GTTTTCTGCCAACCTTTATATGGGTTCGTGGAGGCTCGTTGCAACGAGCGATGGTCAGACAGCAAATTCATCACCTCCGAGTACGCTGTGCAAGTTCCATGCTGTGGCGTTTACAACGTCAACTTGTTCAGGTTGGTGTGGAGAACAGCATATGTTGTAGTAACAGCCGTGATTGCCATGATATTCCCCTTCTTCAATGACTTCTTGGGTTTGATCGGGGCAGCATCGTTCTATCCATTAACTGTCTACTTCCCAATAGAGATGCACATTGCCCAGAGAAAGATACCAAAGTATTCTTTCACATGGGTATGGCTGAAAATTTTGAGCTGGACTTGCCTGGTTGTATCACTTGTTGCAGCTGCTGGATCTATCCAGGGTCTTGTCACTTCTCTCAAGCATTACAAGCCTTTCTCAACTCAACAATAA